In Toxoplasma gondii ME49 chromosome X, whole genome shotgun sequence, a single genomic region encodes these proteins:
- a CDS encoding IWS1 transcription factor, putative (encoded by transcript TGME49_227560) yields MADAGDEGDALRANAGESPRPFPESANGGMESLTDEEDFLNKTPTGDVNPEDLQEERAEREGDVETRSHEPPSGLFGDERDEIELGGTEREVSREEARRLKKEKKKRKKEKKEKKEKKKKRKRDQEGDDGEAEREKARLGGQNSGFLDDDDETLGGFIERDPEAAIHEAEDERIHVQGGINSDNDRSDIEDYGEHEGTHRPLTEFDKTLERMRQRKRRRQPLSDQDCQAYCNSLLQQMSDASTHDEKALEEGKPATAKLEMLDRVCTELVKPKWRSWFLTEGCCQCIATWLAPFKDNTLSNFTLRNRLLHVLMKLPISSQELMNNDLGRVLVLLWHHPDESDENRVLIRQLIQRWTRPMLGLGSSHREFLQERDRAFEANDADIQQKLIAAAKALQAARPPADDPEEARRRHARIPVNSGHNFIIQPKSDVNSNEQPRSREAGGSQNARSLHRFMDARSVRKPTRAQKVSIEGRGL; encoded by the exons ATGGCGGACgcgggagacgagggagatgCCCTCAGGGCAAATGCAGGAGAGTCACCCAGACCATTTCCAGAAAGTGCCAATGGCGGCATGGAGAGCCTaactgacgaagaagattTCTTGAACAAGACTCCGACCGGTGACGTCAATCCGGAAGACCtacaagaagagagagcggagagagaaggcgatgtggagacgcgaagccaCGAACCCCCCAGTGGCCTTTTCGGAGACGAACGCGACGAGATAGAACTGGGGGGTACGGAGCGCGAGGTGTCCAGGGAGGAGGCGCGCcgtctgaagaaggaaaagaagaagagaaagaaggagaagaaggagaagaaggagaagaagaaaaagagaaagcgtGACCAGGAGGGCGACGATGGAGAAgccgagcgagagaaggcaagatTAGGTGGACAAAACTCAGGCTTCCtggacgacgacgacgagaCGCTTGGAGGGTTCATTGAAAGAGATCCTGAGGCAGCTATCCACGAAGCTGAAGACGAACGGATTCACGTACAAGGAGGAATTAACAGCGAT AACGACCGCTCCGACATCGAAGACTACGGAGAACACGAAGGAACGCACCGTCCGCTCACGGAGTTTGACAAGACTCTTGAGAGAATGCGGCaaaggaaacgacgaagacaacCGTTGTCTGACCAAGACTGTCAGGCGTACTGCAACTCTCTCCTTCAACAAATGTCCGATGCCTCCACTCACG ATGAAAAGGCgctcgaggaaggaaaacccGCGACGGCGAAGCTTGAGATGCTGGACCGCGTTTGCACCGAGCTCGTGAAA CCTAAGTGGAGAAGTTGGTTTCTAACGGAAGGCTGCTGCCAATGCATCGCCACCTGGCTCGCGCCCTTCAAAGACAACACGCTGTCGAACTTTACGCTGCGAAACCGTCTCCTCCACGTTCTCATGAAACTCCCCATCTCTAGCCAGGAACTGATGAACAACGACCTCGGAAGGGTCTTGGTTCTTCTCTGGCACCACCCCG ACGAAAGCGACGAAAACCGCGTTCTGATCCGCCAGCTCATCCAGCGCTGGACGCGGCCCATGCTGGGGCTGGGCTCCAGCCACCGTGAATTCCTTCAAGAGCGGGATCGTGCTTTCGAGGCAAACGATGCGGATATTCAGCAGAAACTAATTGCG GCGGCGAAGGCATTGCAAGCAGCGCGTCCTCCTGCCGACG aTCCGGAGGAGGCGCGACGACGACATGCGCGAATCCCAGTCAATTCTGGCCACAACTTCATC ATTCAACCCAAGTCGGATGTGAACAGCAACGAGCAGCCGCGGAGTCGAGAGGCGGGAGGCTCACAAAACGCG CGAAGTCTTCACCGTTTCATGGATGCACGATCAGTTCGGAAGCCGACCAGAGCGCAGAAGGTTTCAATTGAAGGACGTGGCCTCTAG
- a CDS encoding transmembrane amino acid transporter protein (encoded by transcript TGME49_227570~Predicted trans-membrane domain (TMHMM2.0):132-152:155-178:272-295:309-332:343-366:385-408:427-450:459-479:491-514) has translation MEVTAQRVCADMSTSGEIGSELKCLAFSLEKCGQTETTDSQEKGFFSGAEGEPETAIADLVDIDLEAGSQAENDEGSARGKYTKYTTRSSTSGGSADCLFDDGDASSINGSVVETNIGVLDEKKKTATASTAVVILKSFVGAGILFLPHAVMKGGLIFSLCLLVGVVGLALYCMHVLIKCCEPGAAESYEELGEQAFGAWGGMAIESCVFISQLGFCTINAAVVAGNLRDVIWSATQCSPDFHLPVKALIWCGAILYIPFSLIKHIKYLAPLMLVGNISTVVGVALLMVCVGMEVGSNHGINEVDLVNTSNWPLVLGTSIYLWEGAGMVLPIRKSSKKAVQDNFSKLLIACLVALVITYMVYSVTCNLAFGRHLEVVILSNLPSGVLGLSVQTIFAFAVLVTYPLMLFPASTIVEQRLLSVVNVSDRVLNWVVGPTIRISLVILTLGLATSGLQQLDNVVALIGGVCGVPLSFIFPVLLHMKLRGDKRIASKLLHWFIVLGGFAIQVFSITWTIKSWHGVDDYPARCSGQV, from the exons ATGGAAGTGACGGCTCAGCGGGTTTGTGCAGACATGAGCACCTCAGGAGAAATAGGATCCGAGCTCAAATGCCTCGCATTTTCTCTAGAGAAATGTGGCCAGACCGAAACGACAGATTCTCAAGAAAAGGGGTTTTTCTCGGGTGCGGAAGGAGAGCCCGAAACCGCAATTGCGGACCTTGTAGATATCGACTTGGAGGCAGGAAGTCAAGCTGAAAATGATGAGGGCAGTGCCAGGGGGAAATACACAAAATACACAACACGGAGTAGTACATCGGGAGGTTCCGCTGATTGCCTATTCGACGACGGCGATGCAAGCAGTATCAACGGGTCGGTTGTAGAAACAA ACATCGGCGTGCTGgatgagaaaaagaagactgCGACGGCGAGTACGGCCGTCGTGATTCTAAAGTCGTTTGTGGGCGCCGGGattctgtttcttccccaTGCGGTGATGAAGGGAGGATTgattttttctctttgtctccttgtcGGGGTCGTCGGCCTTGCGCTGTACTGCATGCACGTATTGATCAAGTGTTGTGAGCCGGGAGCCGCAGAGAGCTACGAAGAACTCGGAGAACAAGCCTTCGGCGCATGGGGAGGCATGGCCATTGAGTCATGCGTCTTTATTTCTCAGCTGGGCTTCTGCACCATCAACGCAGCCGTCGTTGCAGGCAACCTCCGGGATGTGATATGGAGTGCTACACAGTGTTCGCCGGACTTCCACCTGCCTGTCAAAGCTCTCATCTGGTGTGGAGCGATCCTCTATATTCCGTTCAGTTTAATCAAACACATCAAGTATCTCGCGCCCCTCATGCTTGTAGGCAACATCAGCACAGTAGTCGGGGTTGCCCTTCTGATGGTCTGCGTCGGGATGGAGGTGGGATCCAACCACGGAATCAACGAGGTCGATCTCGTCAACACCAGCAATTGGCCTCTTGTCCTCGGAACGAGCATCTATCTGTGGGAAG GCGCAGGCATGGTGTTGCCCATCCGGAAGTCTTCGAAGAAAGCTGTTCAGGATAATTTCTCCAAG CTGCTCATCGCTTGCCTGGTGGCGCTGGTTATCACGTACATGGTCTACAGCGTCACGTGCAACTTGGCCTTTGGAAGACACCTAGAAGTTGTCATTCTTTCGAATCTACCATCGGGCGTCCTCGGCCTCTCCGTCCAG ACGATTTTCGCATTCGCCGTCCTGGTCACCTACCCGCTGATGCTTTTCCCAGCGAGCACGATTGTGGAACAGCGACTGCTGTCGGTCGTCAACGTCTCCGACCGCGTCCTCAATTGGGTCGTGGGACCTACGATTCGCATCTCCCTT GTCATCTTGACACTTGGGCTGGCGACATCAGGTCTTCAGCAATTGGATAACGTGGTGGCACTGATCGGCGGCGTGTGCGGCGTTCCACTCTCCTTCATTTTCCCCGTGCTTCTTCACATGAAactgagaggagacaaacgcaTCGCCTCGAAACTTCTCCATTGGTTTATTGTTCTCGGAGGCTTTGCGATACAAGTTTTCTCCATCACATGGACAATCAAATCTTGGCACGGCGTCGACGACTACCCCGCACGTTGCAGCGGACAAGTTTGA